The Streptomyces vinaceus genome contains the following window.
ACCCCCGGCACCCGGATCGACTCCGCCCCGGACAGGGACATCGCGGCCGGCACCGGCACCGGCACCGGCTCCGCGACCGGTAGCACGACGGTCCCCGGCACCGGGAGCGGCTCCGGCACGCGGAGTGGCGCCGTGACCGGCTCCGGCCCCGCGGCCGGCGCTGAAGCCGACCCCGGCACCGGCACCGCGACCCGCCCCGGCACCGCGAGCGGTAGCACGGCAGCCCCCGGCACCGAGAGCGGCTCCGGCACGCGGAGTGGCGCCGTGACTGGCTCCGGCCCCGCGACGGGTGCTGAAGCCGGCTCCGGCTTCGGCACCGCGACCGGTGGCACGACAGCCCCCGACACCGGGATCGGCTCCGGCGCGGGGAGTGGCGCCGGTATCGGCCCCGGCCCCGCGGCCGGCGGTCAAGCTGGCACCGGCCGCGGCCCCGCGTGCGGCGCTGAAGTCGGCCTCGACACCGGCACCGCGACGGGCGCTGAAGCCGGCTCCGGCACCGCGACCGACCCCGCCGCCGGCTCCGCGACCGGCTCCGGCCCCGCGACCGGCGCTGAAGCCGACACCGGCCCCGGCCCCGACACCGGCACCAGCACCGGCCCCGACACCGGCACCAGCACCGGCCCCGCGACCGGCACTGAAGCCGGCACCGGCTCCGGCACCGCGGCCGGCGCTGAAGGCGGCCCCGGCGCCCCGGCCGACGCCGGCCCCGCTGCGGGCTTCGGCGGGGTGCGCTTCGGCGTCGGCCGTGTGCGGCATCTGACGTTCGCCGAGGTGCTTGATCTGGCTCGGCTCGCCTGCCTGGAGCAGAGCGTCGAGCTGCGCGCCCCCGGGCTGCTGGAGTCCGCCGTGCACCGGCCGCGGGCCCGGATGTTCGGGACCCCGGCGTACGAGGACCCGTACGAGCAGGCCGCCGCGCTCCTGCACGGGATCGCGATCAACCACCCCCTCGTCGACGGGAACAAGAGGACGGCCTGGCTCGCGGCCGCGACCTTCCTCGCCGTGAACGGCATCGACCTCGCCGGCGTGGACCAGGACGCCGCCTACGACCTGGTCATCGACGTCGCCGCCGGCGAGGAGGCCGATGTCGCCCGCATCGCCGAGCGGTTGCGCCGGATGTGACGCTCGCCGCACCCGCCGAGGTCACGGCCCTGTCCCTCCCCGAGGGGCCGGCCGGCCCCGGTAGGGTGGCCCGGTTGTCCTACGTACGACCGCCGCCGAGAGCCCGAACCGGAGACCGTGACTACTACCGCCTCCCACCACCTCTCACCCGCCTTCCCCGGCCGTGCCCCCTGGGGTACCGCCAGCAAGCTGCGCGCATGGCAGCAGGGTGCGCTGGACCGGTACATCCAGACCCAGCCCCGCGACTTCCTCGCGGTCGCGACGCCCGGCGCGGGCAAGACGACCTTCGCGCTGACGCTCGCGTCCTGGCTGCTGCACCACCACGTCGTGCAGCAGGTGACCGTCGTCGCACCCACCGAGCACCTGAAGAAGCAGTGGGCCGAGGCCGCCGCCCGGATAGGCATCCGGCTGGACCCGGAGTACTCCGCCGGGCCGCTGAGCAAGGACTACCACGGGGTCGCCGTCACGTACGCGGGTGTGGGCGTGCGGCCGATGCTGCACCGCAACCGCTGCGAGCAGCGCAAGACCCTCGTCATCCTCGACGAGATCCACCACGCCGGTGACTCGAAGTCCTGGGGCGAGGCCTGCCTGGAGGCCTTCGATCCGGCGACCCGCCGTCTCGCGCTGACCGGTACCCCCTTCCGGTCCGACACCAACCCCATCCCGTTCGTCACGTACGAGGAGGGGAACGACGGCATCCGGCGTTCCTCCGCCGACTACACCTACGGGTACGGCAACGCGCTGGGCGACGGCGTCGTCCGGCCCGTGATCTTCCTTTCCTACAGCGGCAACATGCGCTGGCGGACCAAGGCCGGCGACGAGATCGCCGCCCGCCTCGGCGAGCCGATGACCAAGGACGCCATCTCCCAGGCCTGGCGCACCGCGCTGGACCCGCGCGGCGACTGGATGCCGAACGTGCTGCGCGCCGCCGACCAGCGCCTGACCGAGGTCCGCAAGGGCATCCCGGACGCGGGCGGGCTCGTCATCGCCTCCGACCAGGACTCGGCGCGCGCGTACGCCAAGCTGATCCGGGAGATCACCGGCACCAAGGCCACCCTCGTCCTCTCCGACGACACCGGCGCCTCGAAGAACATCGACACCTTCAGCGGGAACGACGACCGCTGGATGGTCGCCGTCCGCATGGTGTCCGAGGGCGTCGACGTACCGCGCCTCGCGGTCGGCGTGTACGCAACGACCATCTCGACCCCGCTCTTCTTCGCGCAGGCCGTCGGCCGTTTCGTGCGTTCGCGCAGGCGCGGCGAGACGGCCTCCGTCTTCCTCCCGACCATTCCCTATCTCCTGGGCTTCGCCAACGAGATGGAGGTCGAACGCGACCACGTCCTCGACAAGCCCAAGAAGAAGGGCGAGGAGGACCCGTACGCCGAGTCCGAGAAGGAGATGGACGAGGCGAACCGGCAGGAGGACGAGGACACCGGCGAGGACGAGCAGATGTCCTTCGAGGCGCTGGAGTCCGACGCCGTCTTCGACCGGGTGCTCTACGACGGCGCCGAGTTCGGCATGCAGGCGCACCCGGGCAGCGAGGAGGAGCAGGACTACCTCGGCATCCCGGGGCTGCTGGAGCCGGACCAGGTGCAGATGCTGCTCCAGAAGCGGCAGTCGCGGCAGATCGCGCACAGCCGCCGCAAGCCGGACGCCGACGCCGACCTGCTGGAGCTGCCGGCCGAGCGGCGGCCGGTGGTCTCGCACAAGGAGCTGCTGGAACTGCGGAAGTCGCTGAACACGATGGTGGGCGCGTACGTCCACCAGAGCGGCAAGCCGCACGGTGTGATCCACACCGAGCTGCGGCGCGTGTGCGGCGGACCGCCGAGCGCGGAGGCCACGGCGGGGCAGCTGCGGGAGCGGATCAAGAAGGTGCAGGAGTGGGCGACCCGGATGCGGTGACCCCGTTCCCCCCTCCACCGTTTCCCGGTCCCCCGCGCACCGTTCCTACGGACTGAGGGGCGGGCGCCGTGCGGAGTTTCGTACGGGGACACCGTCACGTTCCGTGTCCGTGCCCGGGGCGGCTCCGGCCGCGCCCGGCGCACGGGACCCGTGGTCCGCGTCGGCCGATCGCACAGGCGCACGCGGTCGGCCGGGGTAACGAAACGACTCCGCCGACGATCGTGAACCGGCATAAAGGGGTAGTTGGCGCCCGGATTCTGGACGAGCCCTTCCGCTGAGCGGACCCGCTCGCTAATGTCCCCGCATCGAACGCCCCGTGGCAGAGCCGCCGCGGGAGCGCAGCCGGTGCCATGGCCGCTACCGGCGGCCTCTCGTGCGTCGCCGTGGGACCGGCGACGCATACACCCCGAGAGTCACCGCCGCTCACCGAGAGAGGGAGAGGCGTCGTGACCGCGGAAACCTCCCAGACTCTGGACCGGGGACTCAGAGTCCTCAAACTGCTCGCCGACACCGACCACGGTCTGACCGTCACCGAGCTCTCCAACCGCCTCGGTGTCAACCGCACCGTGGTCTACCGCCTGTTGGCCACGCTCGAACAGCACGCCCTGGTCCGCCGCGACCTCGGCGGCCGGGCCCGCGTCGGGCTCGGCGTACTGCGGCTCGGCCGGCAGGTGCACCCGCTCGTGCGCGAGGCGGCCCTGCCCGCGCTGCGGTCACTCGCCGAGGACATAGGCGCCACCGCGCACCTGACCCTCGTCGACGGCACCGAGGCGCTCGCCGTGGCCGTCGTCGAGCCCACCTGGACGGACTACCACGTGGCCTACCGGGCCGGCTTCCGCCACCCGCTGGACCGCGGGGCGGCCGGGCGGGCCATCCTGGCCGCCCGTCAGGGCACCCTCACCGAGCCCGGGTACACGCTGACCCACGGGGAGCTCGAAGCGGGGGCCAGCGGAGCGGCGGCCCCGCTGGTGGGCATCACGGGGCTGGAGGGCAGCGTGGGCGTCGTGATGCTGGCCGACGCCGTGCCGGAGCGGGTCGGCCCGCGCGTCGTGGACGCGGCCCGAGAGGTGGCCGACGCCCTGCGCTGAGCCCGCCGTACGAGGGGTACGCCGACGACCGCGGCCTTACGGGCCGCGCCGACGCGTGCCCCCGACGCATGTCCGGGCCCGCCCCGGCGGCGTACGGGAGCCCGCCACCCGGCGGCGTACGAGAGCCGCCCCGGCCGCGTAGGGGGCCGGACCGGCGGCGTACGGGGGTCTGCCCGGCCGCGTACGGGGGCCTGCCCGGCCGCGTCCCGCACGGTGGGGCGCGGGGGCCGCGGGGGCGCCCGATACATTGGCCGGGTGCTCTCTCGCCTCACACGTCTGCCGCGTCCCGCCGCCCTGGCCGTCTGCGCCGTGCCCGTGCTCGGCCTGTTCGCCGCGGCGGCCTTCGCGCCGCTGCCCTTCGTGATCGCCCAGCCGGGCCTCACGGCCGACGTGCTCGGCGACCGCGACGGCAAGCCGGTCATCTCCGTGACGGGCGCACCGACCCGGCAGACCACCGGCCAGCTGCGGATGACCACCATCCAGGCCACCGGCCCCTCCACCACCGTGACCCTGCCGGAGCTCGTCGACGACTGGTTCGACACCGCCCGGGCGGTCATGCCCAAGGAGGCGGTCTACCCGACCGGCGGAAGCGACAAGGAGATCGAGGCGCACAACCTGGAGCAAATGACCGCGTCGCAGTCCACGGCGACCCAGGCCGCCCTCGGCTTCCTCCGCAAGGACCCGAAGGACGTGAAGGTCCAGCTGAACCTCGCCGACGTGGGCGGCCCCAGCGCCGGCCTGCTCTTCTCCCTCGGCATCGTCGACAAGCTCGACGGCGACGGCAGCGGCGGCGACCTCACCGGCGGCCGCACCATCGCCGGTACGGGCACCATCAGCGCGGACGGCAAGGTGGGCGCCGTCGGCGGCGTGGCCCTGAAGACCCAGGCCGCGCACCGCGACGGGGCGAGCGTGTTCCTCGTACCGGAGGCGGAGTGCTCCGACGCGCAGTCCGAACTCCCCGAGGGGCTCCGGCTGGTCCCCGTCAGTTCGCTGACGGACGCGGTGCGGTCGCTGCGTGCGCTGACCCGGGGAGAGCCGGTTCCGTCCTGCTGAGCCCGGCGGACGCGTCCACCTCCGGGCGTTCCATCGTGCGCCAGGCCGGGAAGACCAGCGGCGAGAGCGTGACCAGCAGGTACGTGCCGCCGAAGAGCAGCAGTGCCCGCGTCGCCCCGAGCCCGTCGACCAGCAGGCCCGCCGCGAGCCCGCCCAGCGGCATGGTCAGCTCGCAGCCCGCCGTGGTCACGCCCGAGACGCGGCTGCGCAGCTCCTCCGGGACCCGCTCGTAGATCACGGTGGTCAGGATCGGGTTGAGCATGCCCGCGCCCAGCCCGGACAGCGCCATCGTCAGCGCGAGCGGCAGCGGGGTGCCGGTGAAGGCGGCGACCGCGTACCGGGGTGCGCCGCACAGCAGGAACGCGGCGGTGAACACCGCCCGGCGGGAGAACCGCTCGCCCCACAGCCCGTAGAGCAGGGCGCCCAGCAGCGCGAAGCCGCCGAAGACGGAGACGAGCAGGCCGACGGCCGTGGCGCCGCCGAGGGCCTCGCGGCCGTGCACGGGCAGCAGGACCGCGGACCAGCCCTGGTCCAGGCCGTTGGTCATCATCACCATCAGGGTGATGCCCAGCAGCAGCCGGGCGCGGGTCAGGAACCTCCAGCCCTCGGCGAGTTCGGCCCGGTATCCGGCGAGGGAGATCTTCCCGGCGCCCGGCTGCGGCTCCGCGGCGGGGACCCCGCGCAGGAAGGCGCCGACCAGCAGCGCCGAGACGGCGAAGCTGGCCGCGTCCAGCAGGAGGGCGGACTCGGCCCCGAAGAACGCGATCAGTACGCCGGCCAGCGCGGCCCCGATCATCCGCGCCCCGCGCGAGACCGCGTCGTACAGGCTCGCCGCCCGGGAGAGCGGGGTGCCGGCGTGCTCGGCGAGGTTCGGCAGCAGGACGGCGCGGGCGGTCAGGCCGGGGGTGTGGACGAGGCCCCCGACGGCCATCAGCGCGCAGAGCATCCAGAACTCCAGCACGCCCGCGTAGTGCAGCAGCGGGATCGCGCCGACCGAGACGGCGCAGACGAGGTCGGAGAGCGCCGAGACGCGGCGGCGGCCGATCCGGTCGATGACGGGACCGCCGACGAGCGCGGCGACGACGACGGGCAGGGTGGCGCAGAAGGCGACGATCCCGGCCCGGCCGGCGCTGCCCGTGGTCTGGAGCACGAACCACGGAACGCCGATCAGGGTGACGGAACTCCCGGCTATGGAGATGGTGTTGGCGGCCAGGACCGCCGCGAACGGCCGCCGGCTCATGCGGCGCGGCGGGCGAGGCGCCGGGCGGACGCCTCGGCGGCCGGTTCGGCGGTGCGGGCGGCGTGCGACCCCGGGTGGAACGCGGCGAGCGTGCAGGCGGGCACGGCAGGACTCCTTCTTCAGGATGCGGGTGCGGGCGGGCGGGCAGGTGGAGCGAACGGGGCTACGGGACTACGGGGCTACGGGACTAGTCGTCGGCGCGCGGGAGCGCGTGCGTGTGGAAGCGGACCGTCGCCGTGCCCTCGGCGGGCGGCAGGTCCCGGTAGCTGTTGATCAACTCGTGGATCCTGTGGACGAGTTCGACGCTCTGCGCGGGGGTCAGGCGCAGCGTGAAATCGCTGAGGTCCGCCGCGCGCCGCCACTCCTGCGGCCAGCTGTGGGCCGTACCGAGCCAGGTGCTGATCTCCTGGGTGTGGATCGTCGCGATCTCGTGCAGGAAGAGGTCCGCCGCGCCGCGCGTGGCCGGGTTCTCGTCGTACAGCAGGTTCTCGTCGAAGCGGGTGCCGTCGTGGGCGGCCCGCCACCAGCGCTCGCGGCCCTTGCCGTGCTCCGGCGCGTCCTCGACGAAGCCGTGCGCGGCGAGCTGGCGCAGGTGGTAGCTGGTGGAACCGCTGGACTCGCCGAGGCGCTCGGCCAGTTGGGAGGCCGTGGCGGGTCCGTCGTGGCGCAGCGTGGCCAGCATGCGGATGCGCAGCGGGTGGGCGAGGCCGCGCAGGGAGCGGGCGTCGAGGGTGCGGACCTTGGGCCCTTCGGGGCTGGGCTCTTCGGGGTTGGGCTCTTCGTAGTTCGGCTCTTCGTGGTTCGGTTCTTCGGGCATGGCTCAACCGTAGAGTTGCAAAGACTTCTATGCAACGGTTTCTTTGCAACGTGTTCTTCGGAATCAGCCTTCCTGGGCCGCCTGTTCCACCAGGGGGATCACCCGCAGCGGCACCGGGTTCTCCATCACGATCGCCGTCGAGGCGCGCACGATCCCCTCGAAGCCGACCACCCGGTCGATCACCCGCTGCAGATCGGCGTTGGACCGGGCCACGAGCCGGCACAGCATGTCCCCGTGCCCGGTCGTGGTGTGCAGCTCCAGCACCTCCGGCACGCCGTTCAGGTGCGCCCGTACGTCGGCCCCCTGGCCCTGCTTGATCTCCAGCGTCGCGAACGCGGTCACCGGGTACCCGAGCGCCGCCGGGTCCACCTGGGGGCCGAATCCGCGGATGACCCCGCTCGACTGGAGCCGGTCGAGCCGCGCCTGCACGGTGCCGCGGGCCACGCCGAGCCGGCGCGAGGCCTCCAGGACCCCGATCCGGGGCTCGCGCGCGAGCAGGACGATCAGCCTGCCGTCGAGTTCGTCGATTCCCACGGCTGCCTCCGGAGGGGGTGGTCATACTGCACAGATCTTTCAGTCATCCTCCGTCCCGGCTGGGCAGTCTGTACAGCCAAAGAGGAAACTATTGCGCAGCTTGTGGATCGGCGGGACTCTGCGCTCATGACTGAGTCTCTGGCGAACCTCGAAACCACCCCGCTCACCGCACGTGAGGCCGACCCCTTCCCGGTGAAGGGAATGGACGCCGTCGTCTTCGCCGTGGGCAACGCCAAGCAGGCCGCGCACTACTACTCCACCGCGTTCGGCATGAAGCTCGTCGCCTACTCCGGACCGGAGAACGGCGTCCGCGAGACGGCGAGCTACGTCCTCACCAACGGCGCCGCGCGCTTCGTCCTGACCTCCGTCATCAAGGCGACCACGGACCGCGGGCGCTTCCTCGCCGAGCACGTCGCCGAGCACGGCGACGGCGTGGTCGACCTCGCGATCGAGGTCCCGGACGCCCGCGCCGCGTACGCGTACGCCGTCGAGCACGGCGCGCGCGGCCTCGACGAGCCGTACGAGGTGAAGGACGAGCACGGCACGGTCGTGCTCGCCGCCATCGCCACCTACGGCCAGACCCGCCACACCCTGGTCGAGCGCAAGGACTACACCGGCCCCTACCTGCCCGGCTTCGTCACCGCCGCCCCGCTGGTCGAGGGCCCGGCCAAGCGCACGTTCCAGGCCATCGACCACTGCGTGGGCAACGTCGAGCTCGGCCGGATGAACGAGTGGGTCGCGTTCTACAACAAGGTCATGGGCTTCACGAACATGAAGGAGTTCGTGGGCGACGACATCGCGACCGAGTACTCGGCTCTGATGTCGAAGGTGGTCGCGGACGGCACCCTCAAGGTGAAGTTCCCGATCAACGAGCCGGCGATCGCGAAGAAGAAGTCGCAGATCGACGAGTACCTGGAGTTCTACGGCGGCGCCGGCGTCCAGCACATCGCGCTCGCCTCGAACGACATCGTGGCCACCGTACGGTCGATGCGGGCGGCGGGCGTCTCCTTCCTGGACACCCCGGACTCCTACTACGACACCCTCGGCGAGTGGGCGGGCGAGACCCGCGTGCCGGTCGAGACCCTGCGCGAGCTGAAGATCCTCGTCGACCGCGACGAGGACGGCTACCTGCTGCAGATCTTCACCAAGCCCGTGCAGGACCGTCCGACGGTGTTCTTCGAGATCATCGAGCGCCACGGCTCGATGGGCTTCGGCAAGGGCAACTTCAAGGCGCTCTTCGAGGCCATCGAGCGCGAGCAGGAGAAGCGCGGCAACCTGTAGCCCGCCCCGAGCCGCCCCGCCGCCGTCTTCACGAGCCGGCGGGGCCCGGCTTCGGTGAAGGCTTCGGCTTGGCCGCCTTCGGGAGCTCCGGGGCCACCCACGGCTTGGCCGGCTGCATGTTCTCCGGGCCGCCCGCCGCCGGCTGGCCGATCGCGGCCAGGGCCTGCTTCGCCTGCGGGACCCGGGCCGGCGAGAAGCGCGGGTTGGTCCGCAGCGCCTCCTGGAGGTGGCGCCGGGCCCCGGCCTCATCGCCCAGACCCCGCTCGATCATCGCCCGGTGGAACGCGAACTCCGCGCTGCGCATCCCCCGGTCCGTCGACTTCTTCGCGTACTCCAGCGCGGCCGTGTCGTCGCCCGTCCTGTGCAGCGCCCACGCCAGCGCGTCCGCCACCTCCATGCTCTTGTGCCGCGACCACTCCTGCGTCAGCCGCCGCACGGCCGCCGCCGGATCCCCGTGGTCCGCCTCGAACAGGCCCAGGACCACCGCCTCGTTCACCCCGTCCGCGGCGCCCCGCGCGGCGGCCGTGCGCAGCATCTCGTACGGGGCCTTCGCCTCCTCGTGGCGCCCCAGCGCGTCCAGCAGCTCGCCCAGCTCCAGCGCCAGCCTCGGCACCTGCGCCCGGCCCAGCGCCATCCGGTAGTCCCGGACCGCCTCCCCGCCCCGGCCCAGCCCCGCCAGTGCCCTGGCCCGGCCGCCCAGTGCCTGGGACTGCGCCGGATCGGCGCGCAGCGCGCCCTCGTACTGGCGCAGCGCCTCCGCGGCGTCGCCCCGCTCCCAGGACAGCTCGCCGAGCCGGAACAGTACGTACGCCTTCTCCGCCGGAGCCTTCGCCGCGCCCCCCGCGTGCTCCATCGCCATCGTCGCGTCCTCGCGCCAGCCGCGGTCCCGGTAGACCTGCGAGGCCCGGATGAACGCGGCCAGCCCCGGCCGCAGGTCCAGCAGCCGCTCCATCGACCGCTCGGCCGCCTTGTAGTCGCCCAGACCCGTGTACGCGTCCACCAGCACCGGGTAGGCCGTCCACCGGTTGGGCGCCTGCGCCCGTACGAGCTCGCCCCACTTCTTGCCGGTACCGAAGTCGCCCCGGGCGTTGGCCAGCGTGCCCATGCCCGTCATCGCGTCGAAGTTGCCCTTCTCCGCCGGGCGGATCTCCAGCGACCGCTTGAGCGCCTTCTCGGCCTTCGGGTACCAGGCCGGCTCCGCCGTCCGGCGCGCCTGCTCCAGGTAGGCCGCCCCGAGCACCGCCCAG
Protein-coding sequences here:
- the hppD gene encoding 4-hydroxyphenylpyruvate dioxygenase produces the protein MTESLANLETTPLTAREADPFPVKGMDAVVFAVGNAKQAAHYYSTAFGMKLVAYSGPENGVRETASYVLTNGAARFVLTSVIKATTDRGRFLAEHVAEHGDGVVDLAIEVPDARAAYAYAVEHGARGLDEPYEVKDEHGTVVLAAIATYGQTRHTLVERKDYTGPYLPGFVTAAPLVEGPAKRTFQAIDHCVGNVELGRMNEWVAFYNKVMGFTNMKEFVGDDIATEYSALMSKVVADGTLKVKFPINEPAIAKKKSQIDEYLEFYGGAGVQHIALASNDIVATVRSMRAAGVSFLDTPDSYYDTLGEWAGETRVPVETLRELKILVDRDEDGYLLQIFTKPVQDRPTVFFEIIERHGSMGFGKGNFKALFEAIEREQEKRGNL
- a CDS encoding MFS transporter: MSRRPFAAVLAANTISIAGSSVTLIGVPWFVLQTTGSAGRAGIVAFCATLPVVVAALVGGPVIDRIGRRRVSALSDLVCAVSVGAIPLLHYAGVLEFWMLCALMAVGGLVHTPGLTARAVLLPNLAEHAGTPLSRAASLYDAVSRGARMIGAALAGVLIAFFGAESALLLDAASFAVSALLVGAFLRGVPAAEPQPGAGKISLAGYRAELAEGWRFLTRARLLLGITLMVMMTNGLDQGWSAVLLPVHGREALGGATAVGLLVSVFGGFALLGALLYGLWGERFSRRAVFTAAFLLCGAPRYAVAAFTGTPLPLALTMALSGLGAGMLNPILTTVIYERVPEELRSRVSGVTTAGCELTMPLGGLAAGLLVDGLGATRALLLFGGTYLLVTLSPLVFPAWRTMERPEVDASAGLSRTEPALPGSAHAATAPRPSAN
- a CDS encoding tetratricopeptide repeat protein, whose translation is MDRATRTARISRIARTARAARAARAARIEEEAQQPAPPVTFTGRKTLVAAGVAVVLIAGALLIRPARQGDDARPPGPTERAASAVGMGAPAAAVDLTALVADREKWVAGHEKDYASWAVLGAAYLEQARRTAEPAWYPKAEKALKRSLEIRPAEKGNFDAMTGMGTLANARGDFGTGKKWGELVRAQAPNRWTAYPVLVDAYTGLGDYKAAERSMERLLDLRPGLAAFIRASQVYRDRGWREDATMAMEHAGGAAKAPAEKAYVLFRLGELSWERGDAAEALRQYEGALRADPAQSQALGGRARALAGLGRGGEAVRDYRMALGRAQVPRLALELGELLDALGRHEEAKAPYEMLRTAAARGAADGVNEAVVLGLFEADHGDPAAAVRRLTQEWSRHKSMEVADALAWALHRTGDDTAALEYAKKSTDRGMRSAEFAFHRAMIERGLGDEAGARRHLQEALRTNPRFSPARVPQAKQALAAIGQPAAGGPENMQPAKPWVAPELPKAAKPKPSPKPGPAGS
- a CDS encoding IclR family transcriptional regulator, translated to MTAETSQTLDRGLRVLKLLADTDHGLTVTELSNRLGVNRTVVYRLLATLEQHALVRRDLGGRARVGLGVLRLGRQVHPLVREAALPALRSLAEDIGATAHLTLVDGTEALAVAVVEPTWTDYHVAYRAGFRHPLDRGAAGRAILAARQGTLTEPGYTLTHGELEAGASGAAAPLVGITGLEGSVGVVMLADAVPERVGPRVVDAAREVADALR
- a CDS encoding type II toxin-antitoxin system death-on-curing family toxin, producing the protein MRHLTFAEVLDLARLACLEQSVELRAPGLLESAVHRPRARMFGTPAYEDPYEQAAALLHGIAINHPLVDGNKRTAWLAAATFLAVNGIDLAGVDQDAAYDLVIDVAAGEEADVARIAERLRRM
- a CDS encoding ArsR/SmtB family transcription factor; its protein translation is MPEEPNHEEPNYEEPNPEEPSPEGPKVRTLDARSLRGLAHPLRIRMLATLRHDGPATASQLAERLGESSGSTSYHLRQLAAHGFVEDAPEHGKGRERWWRAAHDGTRFDENLLYDENPATRGAADLFLHEIATIHTQEISTWLGTAHSWPQEWRRAADLSDFTLRLTPAQSVELVHRIHELINSYRDLPPAEGTATVRFHTHALPRADD
- a CDS encoding DEAD/DEAH box helicase, whose amino-acid sequence is MTTTASHHLSPAFPGRAPWGTASKLRAWQQGALDRYIQTQPRDFLAVATPGAGKTTFALTLASWLLHHHVVQQVTVVAPTEHLKKQWAEAAARIGIRLDPEYSAGPLSKDYHGVAVTYAGVGVRPMLHRNRCEQRKTLVILDEIHHAGDSKSWGEACLEAFDPATRRLALTGTPFRSDTNPIPFVTYEEGNDGIRRSSADYTYGYGNALGDGVVRPVIFLSYSGNMRWRTKAGDEIAARLGEPMTKDAISQAWRTALDPRGDWMPNVLRAADQRLTEVRKGIPDAGGLVIASDQDSARAYAKLIREITGTKATLVLSDDTGASKNIDTFSGNDDRWMVAVRMVSEGVDVPRLAVGVYATTISTPLFFAQAVGRFVRSRRRGETASVFLPTIPYLLGFANEMEVERDHVLDKPKKKGEEDPYAESEKEMDEANRQEDEDTGEDEQMSFEALESDAVFDRVLYDGAEFGMQAHPGSEEEQDYLGIPGLLEPDQVQMLLQKRQSRQIAHSRRKPDADADLLELPAERRPVVSHKELLELRKSLNTMVGAYVHQSGKPHGVIHTELRRVCGGPPSAEATAGQLRERIKKVQEWATRMR
- a CDS encoding S16 family serine protease, whose product is MLSRLTRLPRPAALAVCAVPVLGLFAAAAFAPLPFVIAQPGLTADVLGDRDGKPVISVTGAPTRQTTGQLRMTTIQATGPSTTVTLPELVDDWFDTARAVMPKEAVYPTGGSDKEIEAHNLEQMTASQSTATQAALGFLRKDPKDVKVQLNLADVGGPSAGLLFSLGIVDKLDGDGSGGDLTGGRTIAGTGTISADGKVGAVGGVALKTQAAHRDGASVFLVPEAECSDAQSELPEGLRLVPVSSLTDAVRSLRALTRGEPVPSC
- a CDS encoding Lrp/AsnC family transcriptional regulator, producing MGIDELDGRLIVLLAREPRIGVLEASRRLGVARGTVQARLDRLQSSGVIRGFGPQVDPAALGYPVTAFATLEIKQGQGADVRAHLNGVPEVLELHTTTGHGDMLCRLVARSNADLQRVIDRVVGFEGIVRASTAIVMENPVPLRVIPLVEQAAQEG